A part of Acropora palmata chromosome 6, jaAcrPala1.3, whole genome shotgun sequence genomic DNA contains:
- the LOC141884210 gene encoding caspase-3-like — translation MCSPLAEGLRRNRKAILRDLDPSKSWNYLYQEGIFDLDDIDEVKAERTRKKKAEALLEKVEHSGPVGIAVFAETLRKSQRHLFDLLQSFINDTGSYGSQLQAGQPTIAQVTRQVSDLHIYREPVPCVQKALSPVEHVHEGSDRAFEKISSGDLNGSLETIQERGENDTPAEESLVISPFDFTKLPPHIRPYSEDVYPMTATPRGLALIINNESFVRDSEQTEKEFEKEKLEVRQGSEKDTISLQMLFEALDFKVRVNRNVTEKQLLKVLDDVSKDDHSDYHCFVLCLMSHGKEGQFYCADGKTVCLKEISNFFSNRNCETLKGKPKLFFIQACRGYVKDRGVVEDSPSEQGPQQASGENDEGPGWKFSFERDIIPNQADMLMAYSTVSGYASFRNPHYGSRFVRCLVEVFQEKASHEDVLSMLTKVNDKLSKMGEIDSKQVGQPTSTLRKKVYFWPGL, via the exons ATGTGCTCTCCTCTCGCTGAAGGACTGAGAAGAAATCGAAAGGCAATTCTAAGAGATTTAGATCCTTCAAAGTCCTGGAATTACCTCTATCAAGAGGGAATTTTTGATCTGGATGATATCGATGAAGTTAAGGCGGAGAgaacaaggaaaaagaaagccGAAGCATTGCTAGAGAAAGTGGAACACTCAGGTCCTGTTGGTATTGCTGTCTTCGCTGAAACGTTACGGAAAAGTCAACGTCATTTATTCGACCTACTTCAAAGTTTTATAAACGACACTGGGTCTTACGGAAGCCAACTGCAAGCAG GCCAACCTACCATTGCTCAAGTCACACGCCAGGTCTCTGACTTGCATATATATAGGGAACCTGTTCCATGTGTTCAAAAAG CTTTGAGCCCGGTTGAGCATGTACACGAAGGAAGTGACCgtgcctttgaaaaaatcagCTCTGGAGATCTCAACGGAAGTTTGGAAACAATTCAAGAAAGAGGCGAAAATGACACCCCAGCTGAAGAATCTTTGGTCATTTCCCCGTTTGATTTTACTAAACTTCCTCCGCACATTCGCCCATATTCCGAGGATGTCTACCCGATGACTGCAACACCAAGAGGACTAGCATTGATCATAAACAATGAGTCGTTTGTTCGTGATAGTGAGCAAACCGAAAAAGAGTTTGAAAAAGAGAAGTTAGAAGTGCGTCAAGGATCAGAAAAAGACACAATCTCCCTTCAAATGCTCTTTGAAGCTCTTGACTTCAAAGTCAGGGTCAATAGGAACGTTACAGAGAAGCAGTTGTTGAAAGTCTTAGATGATGTTTCCAAGGATGATCACAGTGATTACCACTGCTTTGTCCTTTGCCTAATGAGTCATGGAAAGGAAGGACAGTTCTATTGTGCAGATGGAAAAACAGTTTGCCTCAAAGAGATTTCCAACTTTTTCAGCAATCGAAATTGTGAAACTCTAAAAGGAAAGCCAAAACTGTTTTTTATTCAGGCATGTCGAGGCTATGTAAAGGACAGGGGTGTTGTGGAAGATTCACCGAGTGAACAAGGTCCACAGCAGGCTTCAGGTGAAAACGATGAAGGCCCAGGTTGgaagttttcctttgaaagAGATATTATTCCTAATCAAGCAGATATGCTGATGGCATATTCAACGGTCAGTGGTTATGCTTCGTTCAGAAACCCACATTACGGGAGCCGATTTGTCCGATGTCTTGTGGAAGTATTCCAAGAAAAAGCAAGCCATGAAGATGTTCTCAGCATGCTTACGAAGGTGAACGATAAACTCAGTAAAATGGGAGAAATAGATAGCAAGCAAGTGGGACAACCCACTTCAACACTGAGGAAAAAGGTTTATTTTTGGCCGGGGCTTTGA
- the LOC141883624 gene encoding chordin-like, with protein MGNTKDRQRIHLSALLILLPLCLASDDKPINMPVGTEYQPSSSKPGGCNFGYRHYELGRSWNPEIAPFGVMFCVICTCNKVSNSQVTGKVACRNIRDRCPTTSCARPKIEAGHCCATCPDEFVSLLLTPSLVSSRSNGIARAHFTLVHKSLHISVRYEGPRKLRTAAILNAEGSLIEDINIQRKAINGTQVCLVWNQMTSKQIQSLKQEKLSLLLKLKRQHTAGLLGDIKIYKAYSDEAFEALLSSQDQTSVALASFNLAKNGKALRIQLWYNGSHGLGSGTKATIQFIKNPSPNKAQRTVKVINTNDIKRENTNFKVLWLNPAEHSLKWMSRGHLNITVLLRTDDQSVQLTGRIAIKRTCNSIVSPLSGQDAPRPTMTGASGYASFEIDHKGQVYYKIFLSGLLNQVEEITLQATSNRHVVKRLTRLVSVDDYGRAKILGVWERPSFAQTCWLFNGNMFVNVRTALNKNAEIHGKLKQFPYKGHQLSYQEPPLLLSGNEVVPKIQTGAAGQAWFLLDKHCALHYHLILSGINRGSKNLLTAELQGFADFGEVPQPYDEHVHLLRKFEGEMVSGIARNLGPEFLRNLIQGLVYVQVSSEDAPQGELRSQVLVNGDVCSRRLPHPHHIAEPGTCYDGSKKYYNGTSWISEDDICTTCQCQDEEIVCSVVKCQRLNCSEAPIMVPHSCCPVCPALERNVVIYYEKKNRPAIEGCYVKRDRKVYRAGAVWHPYVQPFGYMRCYACSCLKEKKDISCKKVKCPELHCRNPMKKRMTDCCMRCPDNEDGNSESIKKSLSNKKDCSFSGSKFKDGQTWQPHFPLIGLSRCLTCTCSDGRTTCKRNVCPKGFCQNSIDSTMTNCCVPCPGS; from the exons GATGTAATTTTGGTTATCGTCATTATGAACTTGGTCGCAGCTGGAATCCTGAAATTGCTCCTTTTGGAGTCATGTTTTGTGTTATCTGTACCTGCAATAAG GTTTCGAACTCGCAAGTGACAGGGAAAGTAGCATGTCGTAATATAAGAGACCGCTGTCCTACAACATCGTGTGCTCGACCAAAAATCGAGGCCGGTCATTGCTGTGCAACATGCCCTGATG AATTCGTATCGCTGCTTTTGACACCAAGTCTTGTAAGCTCCCGCTCAAATGGCATTGCGCGTGCGCATTTCACTTTGGTGCACAAATCGCTTCATATCTCTGTTCGTTACGAAGG GCCTCGAAAACTGCGAACAGCGGCAATACTGAACGCGGAAGGTTCATTGATTGAAGACATAAACATACAGCGAAAAGCCATAAATGGAACCCAG GTTTGTTTGGTATGGAAtcaaatgacttcaaaacaGATACAGTCgctcaaacaagaaaagctaAGCTTACTTCTGAAGCTAAAGCGACAGCATACAGCTGGTCTTTTAGGAGATATCAAAATATACAAGGCTTACTCAGATG AGGCCTTTGAAGCACTTTTATCTTCCCAAGATCAGACATCAGTTGCTTTAGCTTCCTTTAACTTAGCAAAGAATGGAAAAGCACTCAGGATACAGCTGTGGTATAATGGATCACACGGCTTAG GATCTGGTACTAAAGCAACGATTCAGTTTATAAAGAATCCGTCCCCAAACAAGGCGCAAAGAACTGTGAAAGTTATCAATACAAACGACATCAAAAGAGAG aatACAAATTTTAAAGTACTGTGGTTAAATCCCGCTGAACACTCGCTAAAGTGGATGTCACGAGGTCACTTGAACATCACCGTTCTATTGAGGACCGATGACCAGTCTGTTCAGCTGACAGGACGAATAGCAATCAAGAGGACTTGTAACT CTATTGTTTCCCCGCTGTCTGGTCAAGATGCACCGAGGCCCACAATGACCGGTGCCAGCGGCTATGCCTCATTTGAAATTGATCATAAGGGACAAGTGTATTACAAG ATCTTTTTGTCGGGTCTTCTAAATCAAGTGGAAGAAATTACTCTTCAGGCAACGAGTAATCGCCACGTTGTTAAACGATTGACTCGCTTGGTCAGTGTGGATGACTATGGTCGGGCAAAG ATTTTAGGAGTATGGGAGAGACCATCATTTGCACAGACCTGCTGGTTATTCAATGGAAACATGTTCGTCAATGTTCGCACAGCgttaaacaaaaatgcagAAATCCACGGAAAACTAAAACAGTTTCCATACAAAGGACATCAGTTATCATATCAAG AGCCACCGTTACTATTATCTGGAAACGAAGTAGTTCCCAAGATCCAGACGGGAGCGGCCGGTCAGGCTTGGTTCCTATTGGACAAACACTGTGCTTTGCATTATCATCTGATTCTCAGTGGTATTAACCGCGGGAGCAAGAACCTGCTAACCGCGGAACTCCAGGGTTTTGCTGACTTTGGCGAGGTTCCTCAGCCTTATGATGAACACGTGCACTTACTACGAAAGTTTGAAGGCGAAATG GTTTCAGGAATCGCTCGTAATCTCGGCCCAGAGTTCTTACGTAACTTGATCCAAGGCTTGGTTTATGTGCAAGTTAGCAGTGAGGACGCCCCTCAGGGCGAGCTGAGGAGCCAGGTCTTGGTCAACGGCGATGTTTGTAGTCGGCGGTTGCCTCATCCACACCATATAGCAGAACCTGGAACCTGTTATGACGGAAGCAAGAAATATTACAATGGAACGAGCTGGATTTCTGAGGATGACATATGTACAACTTGCCAATGTCAG GACGAAGAAATAGTTTGCTCCGTAGTCAAATGTCAACGTTTGAACTGTTCAGAGGCGCCAATCATGGTCCCCCATTCGTGCTGCCCAGTTTGTCCAG CATTGGAACGAAACGTCGTCATATATTACGAAAAGAAGAATCGACCAGCAATAGAAGGTTGCTACGTAAAGAGAGACCGAAAAGTTTACCGAGCAGGCGCAGTATGGCACCCATACGTTCAGCCGTTCGGTTACATGAGATGTTATGCATGCTCATGCCTG aaagagaaaaaggacATATCGTGTAAGAAAGTTAAATGCCCAGAGCTTCATTGCAGAAACCCTATGAAAAAGCGGATGACAGATTGCTGTATGCGGTGTCCTG ATAACGAAGATGGGAATTCAGAATCCATTAAAAAGAGCCTAAGTAACAAAAAAG ACTGTTCTTTCAGTGGGAGCAAGTTCAAAGACGGCCAAACGTGGCAGCCACATTTTCCGCTAATTGGTTTATCCAGATGCCTCACGTGTACTTGCTCG GATGGTAGGACTACCTGCAAACGTAATGTATGCCCCAAAGGATTTTGTCAAAACTCTATTGACAGCACCATGACGAACTGCTGCGTTCCATGTCCAG GGTCATAG
- the LOC141883625 gene encoding protein RER1-like isoform X1 — translation MEDTSEGSGPSQPSAIRKFFTNLSQRYQTFLDSTVPHLTPRWITTLVMMFLFMARIFYLQGWYIVTYALGIYQLNLFIAFLTPKIDPALDELGESDIEEDGPELPTKADQEFRPFIRRLPEFKFWYGATRAVVVATVCTFFEFFNIPVFWPILVMYFIVLFIITMKRQIKHMIKYRYLPFTYGKQKYRGKDDSGDVMKS, via the exons ATGGAGGATACCTCAGAAGGTAGTGGACCTTCTCAACCAAGTGCTATAAGAAAGTTCTTCACGAATTTATCACAG AGGTATCAGACATTTCTCGACAGTACAGTGCCTCACCTTACCCCAAGATGGATTACAACATTAGTGATGATGTTTCTGTTTATGGCCAGGATTTTTTATTTGCAG GGATGGTATATAGTTACATATGCGCTTGGTATTTATCAGCTGAACCTGTTTATTGCATTTCTGACACCTAAAATTGATCCAGCATTAGACGAATTAGGTGAGAGCGACATAG AAGAGGATGGTCCAGAACTTCCAACCAAAGCAGACCAAGAGTTCAGACCATTTATTAGAAGATTACCAGAGTTTAAATTCTG GTATGGTGCTACAAGAGCTGTTGTCGTCGCGACAGTTTGCacattttttgaatttttcaacatCCCTGTGTTCTGGCCCATCTTAGTTATGTACTTTATTGTGCTTTTCATAATTACAATGAAAAGACAGATTAAG CATATGATCAAGTATCGATATTTACCATTTACATATGGAAAACAGAAATACAGAGGAAAAGATGATTCTGGAGATGTAATGAAGTCTTGA
- the LOC141883625 gene encoding protein RER1-like isoform X2, producing the protein MEDTSEGSGPSQPSAIRKFFTNLSQRYQTFLDSTVPHLTPRWITTLVMMFLFMARIFYLQGWYIVTYALGIYQLNLFIAFLTPKIDPALDELEEDGPELPTKADQEFRPFIRRLPEFKFWYGATRAVVVATVCTFFEFFNIPVFWPILVMYFIVLFIITMKRQIKHMIKYRYLPFTYGKQKYRGKDDSGDVMKS; encoded by the exons ATGGAGGATACCTCAGAAGGTAGTGGACCTTCTCAACCAAGTGCTATAAGAAAGTTCTTCACGAATTTATCACAG AGGTATCAGACATTTCTCGACAGTACAGTGCCTCACCTTACCCCAAGATGGATTACAACATTAGTGATGATGTTTCTGTTTATGGCCAGGATTTTTTATTTGCAG GGATGGTATATAGTTACATATGCGCTTGGTATTTATCAGCTGAACCTGTTTATTGCATTTCTGACACCTAAAATTGATCCAGCATTAGACGAATTAG AAGAGGATGGTCCAGAACTTCCAACCAAAGCAGACCAAGAGTTCAGACCATTTATTAGAAGATTACCAGAGTTTAAATTCTG GTATGGTGCTACAAGAGCTGTTGTCGTCGCGACAGTTTGCacattttttgaatttttcaacatCCCTGTGTTCTGGCCCATCTTAGTTATGTACTTTATTGTGCTTTTCATAATTACAATGAAAAGACAGATTAAG CATATGATCAAGTATCGATATTTACCATTTACATATGGAAAACAGAAATACAGAGGAAAAGATGATTCTGGAGATGTAATGAAGTCTTGA